A part of Larkinella insperata genomic DNA contains:
- a CDS encoding sugar transferase, whose amino-acid sequence MYRKTGKRLIDVSVSLLAIMMVLPLMLALIPALALANGGTPFFVQFRPGRHGHIFRLIKLKTMSDQRDANGFLLPDAERLTPVGRMIRKTSLDELPQLWNVLKGDMSLIGPRPLLIEYLPLYSPEQRRRHEVRPGITGWAQVNGRNTLSWAKKFEFDTWYVDNLSLGLDCKIILLTIQKVLKSEGISSASAATMEKFTGTI is encoded by the coding sequence ATGTACCGAAAAACCGGAAAACGTCTGATTGATGTTAGTGTATCCTTACTGGCCATCATGATGGTGTTGCCCCTGATGCTGGCGCTGATACCTGCGTTGGCGCTGGCCAACGGGGGAACGCCCTTCTTCGTGCAGTTCCGGCCCGGTCGGCACGGGCACATCTTTCGGTTGATCAAGCTCAAAACCATGAGCGACCAGCGGGATGCCAACGGATTTTTGCTTCCCGATGCCGAGCGTCTGACGCCGGTTGGCCGAATGATTCGTAAGACGTCCCTCGACGAGCTGCCCCAACTATGGAACGTTCTGAAGGGCGACATGAGCCTGATTGGGCCGCGTCCGTTGCTGATTGAGTACCTGCCACTCTACAGCCCCGAGCAACGCCGACGGCACGAGGTTCGACCCGGAATCACGGGTTGGGCGCAGGTTAACGGGCGGAACACCTTGTCCTGGGCGAAAAAGTTTGAGTTTGATACCTGGTACGTCGATAACCTGTCTTTGGGTCTGGACTGCAAAATCATTCTGCTGACCATTCAAAAGGTCTTGAAGTCGGAAGGAATTTCGTCCGCGTCGGCGGCTACGATGGAAAAATTTACGGGAACGATTTAG
- a CDS encoding glycosyltransferase family 4 protein produces MKPLLTVIQTFTVPVSLGFIEGQVSYWKEKGLAVQIVCADGEALPVFARKHGVTYHVVSFKRAITPFHDLICLWQTYRLFRRVKPAIVHGNTPKAGLLSMLAARLAGVTVRVYEIHGFPFESRRRLSRWLLISMERLSCRAATHVLAVSDSLRKQAIRLEIAKAEKLTVPHHGSCNGVESLGKFNPSKLDARKLRQLKEELNLNGTVIGFVGRLTRDKGVVELASAWQLLREEYPNVTLLLIGSSELESFPGKEVVDEMLRDPQVRQIGFVSEMAYYYALLDFMLLPTYREGLPNVLLEAGAMEVAAIASRVTGTVDALVEDETGLFCDAYSAESLARQMRVYLDNPDLVRQHGQNARRWVLRDFNPVDVWNAKFAVYQRALQSAGLPLADSEKPTVPV; encoded by the coding sequence ATGAAACCATTACTCACGGTAATTCAAACGTTTACAGTACCTGTTTCGCTCGGATTTATCGAGGGGCAGGTTTCTTATTGGAAGGAAAAAGGATTAGCCGTCCAAATTGTCTGCGCTGACGGAGAGGCACTACCCGTTTTTGCCCGTAAACACGGTGTTACTTATCACGTTGTTTCGTTCAAACGGGCCATTACCCCTTTCCATGACCTGATTTGTCTCTGGCAGACTTACCGGCTTTTTCGGCGGGTCAAACCGGCCATTGTTCACGGAAATACGCCCAAGGCCGGCTTGCTTTCCATGCTGGCGGCCCGGTTAGCGGGCGTAACCGTTCGCGTGTACGAGATCCACGGTTTTCCGTTTGAGAGCCGGCGGAGACTCAGCCGCTGGTTACTGATAAGCATGGAGCGTTTATCGTGTCGGGCGGCTACTCATGTGCTGGCCGTCAGCGATTCGCTTCGGAAACAGGCCATCAGGCTGGAAATTGCAAAAGCGGAGAAGCTAACGGTACCGCATCACGGAAGCTGCAACGGGGTAGAATCTCTCGGTAAGTTTAACCCGTCGAAGCTGGATGCCCGAAAACTTCGGCAGCTTAAGGAAGAACTGAACTTAAATGGTACCGTGATCGGGTTTGTGGGCCGGCTCACGCGCGATAAAGGCGTGGTCGAACTGGCATCGGCCTGGCAACTGCTCCGGGAAGAATACCCGAACGTCACCCTGCTGTTGATTGGTTCGTCAGAATTGGAGTCGTTTCCCGGAAAAGAAGTGGTGGACGAGATGCTGCGCGACCCCCAGGTTCGTCAGATCGGCTTTGTGTCGGAAATGGCTTATTATTACGCCCTGCTGGATTTTATGCTGTTGCCGACCTACCGGGAGGGCTTGCCAAACGTGCTGCTGGAAGCCGGTGCGATGGAAGTAGCGGCCATTGCCAGCCGCGTAACGGGAACCGTTGACGCGCTCGTTGAGGATGAAACCGGCCTGTTCTGTGATGCCTATTCGGCCGAAAGTCTGGCCCGTCAGATGCGTGTTTATCTGGATAATCCGGACCTGGTACGGCAACACGGTCAGAACGCCCGGCGGTGGGTGCTGCGTGATTTCAACCCCGTCGATGTCTGGAACGCAAAGTTTGCGGTTTATCAGCGGGCCTTGCAGTCGGCGGGCCTACCGCTGGCTGATTCCGAAAAACCAACTGTACCGGTATGA
- a CDS encoding acetyltransferase, translating into MLLYGASGHAKVIISCLQAAGVAVDAIFDDDPDKKKLLTIPVVGGYRAEYNPGEPLVVAIGDNRVRCRLAQWIQHPFGTAVHPSALIDSSVMLGNGSVVMHGAILQVDTCVGNHVIINTGASVDHDCTVADFVHVAPGAVVCGGIQVGTGTLIGAGAVVCPNLNIGRWATVGAGAVVTRPIPDYAVVVGNPARIIKINQPL; encoded by the coding sequence ATGTTACTGTACGGAGCCAGCGGTCATGCCAAAGTGATTATTAGCTGTTTGCAAGCGGCCGGAGTCGCTGTAGATGCCATTTTCGACGATGACCCGGACAAGAAGAAGCTCCTGACGATTCCCGTGGTGGGCGGCTATCGCGCCGAGTATAACCCCGGTGAGCCGTTGGTGGTAGCGATTGGGGATAATCGCGTTCGGTGCCGTCTGGCGCAGTGGATTCAGCACCCCTTCGGAACCGCCGTCCATCCGTCGGCCCTGATCGATTCCAGCGTAATGCTGGGGAATGGCTCTGTCGTGATGCACGGGGCAATCCTCCAGGTCGACACCTGCGTTGGAAACCACGTCATTATCAATACCGGCGCATCGGTCGATCACGATTGCACGGTGGCCGATTTTGTGCACGTTGCTCCGGGGGCCGTCGTATGCGGTGGCATCCAGGTTGGCACCGGAACCCTCATCGGAGCCGGGGCCGTTGTTTGTCCTAACCTGAACATTGGTCGGTGGGCGACTGTTGGGGCCGGGGCCGTTGTGACGCGCCCGATTCCGGATTATGCTGTGGTGGTCGGTAATCCGGCCCGAATTATAAAAATAAACCAACCGCTATGA
- a CDS encoding glycosyltransferase family 2 protein, with product MITRVIILNYNTADLTLQCVDYIRQQEDELTHIVVVDNGSTKEHCQILEESLPCSVKLIKIHNNIGFSAGNNRGCGKIGGLPDADYYLFINSDAFLTQANSIQELRNELAKESKAVAISPLIHTVSNSTPVRLQIQVRRVIAPGWLIVCQSPILRRLPFFKQRYLRFIYNDLVPYQEKVYRTDSINGAVFMVKAEFMHRINLLDEGTFLYLEELILGEQVQRLNKVCLLHGGVIVPHLQGASSGSKQGENAKKSFYFFIDSEAYLLRKYHNFSEWALSVIRRIRLFEFAIKSLLYRFK from the coding sequence CTGATTTAACCCTTCAGTGTGTTGATTATATTCGTCAGCAGGAAGATGAGCTTACGCATATTGTGGTGGTTGATAATGGGTCAACAAAAGAACATTGTCAGATTTTGGAAGAAAGTTTACCCTGTTCAGTTAAACTAATAAAGATCCACAACAATATAGGCTTCTCTGCCGGAAACAATCGTGGTTGTGGTAAGATCGGCGGATTGCCAGATGCTGACTATTATTTATTCATCAACAGTGATGCTTTTCTGACGCAGGCTAACAGCATTCAGGAATTACGCAACGAACTAGCTAAAGAATCAAAAGCTGTTGCTATTTCCCCATTAATTCACACCGTTTCCAATTCTACACCTGTTCGCCTTCAGATTCAGGTCAGGAGAGTAATAGCCCCCGGCTGGCTGATCGTTTGCCAAAGTCCTATTCTACGTCGTCTGCCGTTCTTCAAACAGCGGTATTTACGTTTTATTTATAATGACCTGGTGCCTTACCAGGAAAAGGTATACCGTACTGATAGTATCAATGGGGCTGTGTTTATGGTTAAAGCTGAATTTATGCACCGTATTAATCTATTGGACGAAGGTACATTCTTATACCTTGAAGAGTTGATACTGGGAGAGCAAGTCCAAAGGCTAAATAAAGTATGCTTACTGCATGGCGGAGTTATCGTTCCTCATTTACAAGGTGCTAGTTCAGGTAGCAAACAAGGAGAGAATGCGAAAAAATCATTTTATTTTTTTATAGATAGTGAAGCGTATCTTTTGAGGAAATACCATAATTTTTCAGAATGGGCTCTTTCTGTCATACGGCGTATACGCTTGTTCGAGTTTGCAATTAAGTCGCTCTTGTATCGCTTTAAATAG
- a CDS encoding glycosyltransferase family 4 protein encodes MRILLLHQYYLPPHEAGGNRWNELCRLWAEQGHQITVIAGMVHYNRGRKYEHCRGRWVVEENDIAGVHVVRTHVSEWHNVNWAGRLWAYLTFLFSGTWAGLFRVSTGYDVLIVTSPPLLLGVLGIVLAWWKRLPLVTEIRDLWPDTPVQMGVLKGVFLIRAAYALERWLYNCSEKVVVLTPAFRQVLRERKGVELSKIIVIPNAADFQRTDQLRATFDRKAFRQAQKMEGFLWIVYAGAHGVANQLDQLVATAALLQNQPVRFLLIGDGMAKNTVRAEVERRALQNVRFMDALPREVAFQYILASDVGMMTMQRLDIFKTIYANKMFEYMAARLPILTAIDGISRLVVERSNAGMFVDLQKPVEVAKRIRLYLNQPELRCRHGQNGYEYAKIHFDRKRLADEYLQCLADVPKNRKTSD; translated from the coding sequence ATGAGGATTTTGCTGCTGCACCAGTATTACCTTCCTCCGCACGAAGCGGGCGGCAACCGCTGGAACGAATTGTGCCGGTTATGGGCTGAGCAAGGCCATCAGATTACCGTAATCGCCGGTATGGTTCATTACAACCGGGGGCGCAAATACGAACATTGCCGGGGAAGGTGGGTGGTGGAAGAAAACGACATTGCCGGGGTGCACGTCGTCCGGACGCACGTGTCGGAATGGCATAATGTGAACTGGGCCGGGCGGTTGTGGGCCTACCTCACATTCCTGTTTTCCGGCACTTGGGCGGGACTATTCCGGGTGAGTACCGGGTATGACGTTTTAATTGTCACCTCACCACCGCTACTGCTTGGCGTACTGGGTATCGTCCTGGCCTGGTGGAAGCGCCTGCCTTTGGTAACCGAAATTCGGGATTTGTGGCCCGATACACCCGTTCAGATGGGCGTCTTAAAAGGCGTCTTCCTGATCCGGGCGGCTTATGCGCTGGAACGCTGGCTGTATAACTGCTCGGAAAAAGTGGTGGTGCTGACCCCGGCATTCCGGCAGGTGTTGCGGGAGCGCAAGGGCGTTGAACTCTCGAAGATTATAGTCATTCCGAACGCGGCCGATTTTCAACGAACCGACCAGCTAAGGGCAACGTTCGACCGCAAGGCTTTTCGCCAGGCGCAGAAAATGGAAGGATTTTTGTGGATCGTATATGCAGGAGCGCACGGCGTCGCCAACCAACTGGACCAACTCGTGGCAACGGCGGCTCTTTTGCAGAATCAGCCCGTCCGTTTTTTACTGATTGGCGATGGCATGGCTAAAAATACCGTTCGGGCCGAAGTCGAAAGACGGGCGCTGCAAAACGTTCGGTTCATGGATGCGCTGCCCCGCGAAGTGGCTTTTCAATACATTCTGGCGTCGGATGTCGGGATGATGACCATGCAGCGGCTGGATATATTCAAGACCATCTACGCCAACAAGATGTTCGAATACATGGCGGCCCGGCTTCCGATTCTGACGGCAATTGATGGCATTTCACGCTTGGTAGTAGAACGGTCGAATGCCGGAATGTTTGTGGATCTTCAGAAACCCGTTGAGGTGGCCAAAAGGATCAGGCTCTATCTGAACCAGCCCGAGCTGCGCTGCCGACACGGGCAAAATGGGTACGAGTACGCCAAAATACACTTTGATCGGAAACGATTAGCTGACGAGTATTTACAATGTCTTGCCGATGTACCGAAAAACCGGAAAACGTCTGATTGA
- a CDS encoding alpha-1,2-fucosyltransferase, which translates to MIVVELMGGLGNQLFQYAAGKSLAYKSKSELYVDARFLMNRNVESRKVTYRNYDLDIFKINPPLAAASASLRYGISASLVFRPVKRLFNRFINAGPLQYVAERRPYQYDVQFGDLTDNVYLSGYWQSTQYFQAIQQQLRAELQFAESIPAYASELAEEIKSNLSSVCVHVRRSDFINNRRHDVVPPVYYQEAEKLILARVNSPTFYVFSDDIEWCRTHIRFCAPTVFVGDEWAGNRAQLHLQLMTFCQHFIIPNSTFGWWAAWLSPGLNKIVVVPKKWAYVHQSFIGSDELIYPGWLTI; encoded by the coding sequence ATGATCGTAGTTGAATTAATGGGCGGTTTGGGGAATCAATTATTTCAATATGCGGCAGGTAAAAGCCTGGCTTATAAAAGTAAGTCGGAGTTATATGTAGATGCCCGATTTTTAATGAATCGAAATGTAGAGAGCCGAAAAGTTACTTATCGAAACTATGATCTTGATATTTTTAAAATAAATCCACCTTTAGCTGCGGCCTCTGCTTCGCTACGGTACGGTATTAGCGCTTCATTGGTTTTTCGACCCGTAAAGAGATTGTTTAATCGATTTATAAATGCTGGTCCTTTACAATATGTTGCCGAGCGAAGACCTTATCAGTATGACGTTCAATTTGGGGATCTTACGGATAATGTCTACTTGAGTGGTTATTGGCAAAGTACTCAATATTTTCAAGCGATCCAACAACAACTAAGAGCGGAGTTGCAATTTGCCGAGTCTATTCCTGCTTACGCATCTGAATTAGCTGAAGAGATTAAAAGCAATCTGTCATCCGTTTGTGTGCATGTCCGGCGGAGTGATTTTATAAATAACCGGCGTCATGATGTTGTTCCGCCTGTGTATTACCAAGAAGCGGAGAAGCTTATTTTAGCCCGAGTAAACTCACCAACCTTTTACGTATTTTCTGATGATATTGAATGGTGCCGGACTCATATTCGGTTCTGCGCACCTACGGTGTTTGTTGGTGATGAGTGGGCGGGTAACCGGGCTCAGTTACACCTGCAGTTAATGACGTTTTGTCAACATTTTATTATACCCAATAGTACATTTGGTTGGTGGGCGGCCTGGCTAAGTCCTGGTTTAAATAAGATAGTTGTTGTACCGAAGAAGTGGGCCTATGTTCATCAAAGTTTTATTGGTTCGGATGAATTAATTTATCCCGGTTGGCTTACTATTTAA
- a CDS encoding glycosyltransferase family 2 protein, which produces MTTITIGLPIYNSSLYLGDTIQSIINQSFTDWELWVVDDGSTDSSVSIAQSFTDSRIKVIADGKNKGQSARLNQICQMAVGKYVARMDADDIMTVDRLQTQCDFLKDHPRVDVISSFAYSIDIHNKIKGMRKASRMPETLQEAVRGFPIVHPTVMARREWFLANPYNEQLLRVQDYELWLRTMSTSTFAVIERPLLFYREIGLPYRNKYLRSSAEIRSVLRQQYRHQLGRKKLYQVMATTARNDALYSIFNLFKSEDQLLLRRSQRLDREKQIIAQKLLDQAIIK; this is translated from the coding sequence ATGACTACGATTACTATCGGCTTGCCAATTTATAATAGCTCTCTTTATTTAGGAGATACTATTCAATCCATCATCAATCAATCCTTTACAGATTGGGAATTATGGGTGGTTGATGATGGCTCAACGGATAGTTCTGTCTCTATTGCTCAATCGTTTACGGATTCTCGCATAAAAGTAATTGCTGATGGTAAAAATAAAGGCCAAAGTGCACGGCTTAACCAAATTTGCCAGATGGCTGTTGGCAAGTACGTTGCCCGGATGGATGCAGATGATATTATGACGGTCGATCGCTTACAGACTCAATGTGATTTTCTGAAAGACCATCCCCGTGTTGATGTTATAAGCTCGTTTGCATATTCGATTGATATCCATAATAAAATAAAGGGTATGCGGAAGGCTTCTCGAATGCCTGAAACCTTGCAGGAAGCAGTCAGGGGTTTTCCAATTGTCCATCCCACTGTGATGGCCCGGCGCGAATGGTTTCTGGCTAATCCGTATAATGAACAGTTACTTCGGGTGCAGGATTATGAACTCTGGCTTCGAACGATGTCTACCAGTACGTTTGCTGTCATTGAGCGTCCTCTCTTGTTTTACCGTGAAATTGGTTTGCCGTATAGAAATAAATACTTGCGCTCCTCGGCCGAAATACGATCTGTTTTACGTCAGCAATACCGGCACCAGCTGGGCAGGAAAAAATTATACCAGGTTATGGCAACGACGGCGCGTAATGATGCATTATATTCGATCTTTAATCTATTTAAAAGCGAAGATCAACTGCTGCTTCGTCGGAGCCAGCGATTGGATCGAGAAAAACAGATTATAGCTCAGAAATTGCTTGATCAAGCAATTATTAAATAA
- a CDS encoding glycosyltransferase family 2 protein, translating to MVLITVGLPVYNAEPFLADAIQSVINQSFTDWELVLIDDGSRDNSLSIARSFTDPRVKVISDGNNLGGAARRNQINQLANGRYIALFDADDIMAPNRLWDQVSWLEQNTQVDIVGSYLYTITIDNTVYGIRGATYVPDTIHEAIRKNPIAQPTVMARREWFLANPYDEQIGRCHDFELWLRTIEHSKFAIIDKPLIFYREAGIPYLEKYTRGITTIHTLLRDYRQRGKLCFKCYAKARLGYFAKELIYRVLALLDAETWLLTLRNRTLNREEQTRAQSLLARSIARNKTGSSTHL from the coding sequence ATGGTACTTATCACTGTTGGATTACCGGTTTACAATGCAGAGCCTTTTCTGGCCGATGCTATTCAGTCGGTTATTAATCAATCTTTTACAGATTGGGAATTAGTGCTAATCGATGATGGTTCACGTGACAATTCGCTCTCTATTGCACGAAGTTTTACCGATCCACGTGTAAAAGTTATTTCGGATGGTAACAATCTGGGTGGAGCCGCCCGGCGCAATCAAATTAACCAACTGGCTAACGGACGGTACATCGCCTTGTTCGATGCCGATGATATCATGGCGCCCAACCGTTTGTGGGACCAGGTATCCTGGTTAGAACAAAACACGCAGGTTGACATCGTCGGTTCGTATCTATACACCATCACAATTGATAATACTGTGTATGGCATCCGGGGAGCCACGTATGTACCGGATACCATTCACGAAGCGATTCGCAAAAATCCGATTGCCCAGCCGACGGTTATGGCCCGGCGCGAATGGTTTCTGGCCAATCCGTACGACGAACAGATTGGGCGCTGCCATGATTTTGAGCTCTGGCTGCGAACCATCGAGCATTCCAAATTCGCGATCATCGATAAACCGCTGATTTTTTACCGGGAAGCAGGCATTCCTTATCTGGAAAAATATACGCGGGGCATAACAACCATACACACGCTCTTGAGAGACTATCGGCAGCGCGGAAAGCTGTGTTTCAAATGCTATGCGAAAGCTCGGCTTGGCTACTTTGCAAAGGAGTTAATTTACCGGGTACTGGCCCTATTGGATGCGGAAACCTGGCTCCTGACGCTGCGGAACCGTACTCTAAACCGCGAGGAACAGACCCGCGCTCAATCATTACTTGCCCGGTCTATTGCCCGAAACAAAACCGGCTCCTCTACCCATTTATGA
- a CDS encoding O-antigen polymerase → MAVQIGFNVFFLAFIGLLLFILKKKIDKPGYLDIYSSLWFILLIGSQWAGYPYSANVSTLFVFYLAWIFFLLPSLFFYGQSNSVGPIIHNYVPNANRLRLTLLALMVISLLVNVVTVYSLSGSLNFIKFGLVALRLQGRKLLDEQSTILYQLFAKCFIIYVPLAMIGYKYKYISKLTLFSACFIGLFTCIITLTRAPILSWAVTIITASSVCFNVTQRRFYTYIFFLISPVIITTMLFGMDNEELLEMAKLYIFGGIKAYETVLSGKYPDMSFYDVKLYSIDFINYILKKASLIERYPSLVREYTYAPSTNVYTYLDAGTLDFGVAGAILSASILGAIAAYIHHKAHVTRDVLYVSYYCFINYTIAISFMNNELIRINGFILLAELLIIRAIIKPASVPFSDSSLLKKSLQVVYDRS, encoded by the coding sequence ATGGCTGTTCAGATAGGGTTTAACGTCTTCTTTCTAGCTTTCATTGGCCTACTTTTGTTTATTCTCAAAAAGAAGATAGATAAGCCTGGATATTTAGATATTTATTCTTCTTTATGGTTTATTTTACTAATAGGTTCGCAATGGGCGGGATATCCTTATTCTGCTAATGTTTCCACTTTGTTTGTTTTTTACCTTGCCTGGATTTTCTTTTTGCTTCCATCGTTATTCTTTTATGGTCAAAGTAATTCGGTAGGACCTATTATTCATAATTACGTTCCCAACGCGAATCGGTTAAGATTGACGCTGCTGGCTTTAATGGTAATAAGCCTGCTCGTTAATGTAGTAACTGTGTACTCGCTTTCAGGCAGTTTAAACTTTATTAAATTTGGCTTGGTCGCACTAAGATTACAAGGTCGTAAACTGTTGGACGAACAGTCAACAATTCTTTATCAGCTTTTTGCGAAATGCTTTATAATTTATGTCCCCTTAGCCATGATAGGCTATAAATATAAATACATCAGCAAACTTACCTTGTTTTCTGCTTGCTTTATTGGACTATTTACTTGTATTATAACACTGACTAGAGCGCCTATATTATCATGGGCTGTCACCATTATTACAGCTAGTAGTGTTTGCTTCAATGTTACGCAGAGAAGATTCTATACGTATATATTCTTCCTCATCTCGCCGGTTATTATAACAACAATGCTGTTTGGGATGGATAACGAGGAGTTACTGGAGATGGCGAAGCTCTATATCTTTGGCGGGATAAAAGCTTACGAAACCGTGTTGTCCGGGAAGTACCCGGATATGTCTTTCTATGATGTCAAATTGTACAGTATTGATTTTATAAATTACATTCTTAAAAAAGCTAGTCTCATCGAACGGTATCCATCCTTGGTGCGAGAATATACGTATGCACCTTCTACAAATGTATATACTTACTTGGATGCAGGTACATTAGACTTTGGCGTGGCAGGCGCTATTTTGTCGGCTTCAATATTGGGCGCCATTGCCGCTTATATTCATCATAAAGCTCATGTTACAAGAGATGTTTTGTATGTATCATATTATTGTTTTATCAATTATACAATTGCCATTTCTTTTATGAACAATGAGTTGATTCGGATCAATGGTTTTATCTTACTGGCTGAATTGTTGATTATTAGGGCAATAATAAAGCCTGCATCTGTACCTTTTTCAGATTCTTCTCTTTTAAAGAAATCACTTCAGGTTGTGTATGATCGTAGTTGA